One segment of Gasterosteus aculeatus chromosome 3, fGasAcu3.hap1.1, whole genome shotgun sequence DNA contains the following:
- the depdc5 gene encoding GATOR1 complex protein DEPDC5 isoform X32 has translation MKNNKSYKLVLHKKGFGGSEDELVVNPKVFPHVSLRDIIEIAHPSDEYSPLLLQVKSLKEDLQKETISVDQTVAQAFKLRAYQDVIVNIVEPKDVTLDLVELTFKDQYIGRGDMWRLKKSLVSTCAYVTQKVEFVGIRAQASELWVKGEKVTCGYISEDSRVVFRSTSAMVYIFIQMSCEMWDFDIYGDLYFEKAVNGFLSDLFAKWKEKNCSHEVTVVLFSRTFYNAKTIDEFPEILRGSIRQDHEGRFYEDFYRVVAQNERRDEWTSLLVTIKKLFIQYPVLVRLKEADGFPVGYNSTAAEGNYLEAINLSFNVFDKHYINRNFDRTGQMSVVITPGVGVFEVDRLLMILTKQRMIDNGIGVDLVCMGEQPLHAVPLFKLHNRTAPGDSRVGDDYNLPHWINHSFYTSKSQNSCSSFTPRIKLAGRKLHAEKSKSSKEHTLCASKESENSLPIQVDYDAYDAQVFRLPGPSRIQRSTNFRMVRDKETGVRKSWGSVDVTAGIGVSPPVRPGCPEEQCSLASDDSLGPVSNMLLIPRMPSVQYEVSSSLGYTSTRELLDKMMDSQRDSSAPGRFTVGSAESTLHIRPGGYTPQRALINPFTPSRMPMKLTSNRRRWMHTFPVGPSGEAIQIHHQTRQNMAELQGSQQRDPAHTSAELLELAYHEATGRRTASRHAGENGLCVGGGAGEFTESPGSNNSGNLNNRGSTSQDLSLGGADPMPSFCCTVGVDWKSLTTPACLPLTTDYFPDRQALQNDYTEGCYDLLPHSDLERREDEAPVMGASQVFEEFICQRLMQGYQIIVQTSHRKAPPTVAPPLGSSPLYSRGLVSLRRAEEEETVYWLSMGRTFHKVCLKDKIITVTRYLPKYPYESAQIQYSYSLCPPHSDAHFVSCWVEFGHERLEEYKWNYLDQYICSAGSEDFSLIESLKFWRTRFLLLPAGGAKRAAVGEGHWDVYGEGAGAGMCGSGDWVLLDGFIRFLEGLNRIRRRHRSDRIIRKGTPMKALQVTSPLPQYPTEPAGPPQGKKGTSALSALLEMEQNQKSLEEQQQPAKPSTAVSEPPSVTAAAPYVDSPRKDAAFILDFIRSPRSSYIPHSQAAEGSEVADKGVQPAVPAGAAQPAGETAAGSSSDASGHSAAGALCLSSTSTLMEILEAIKHPTTGVQLLPEQKGLPLNCFISAEVVQWLVNNVEGVATHGMAVDIMQKMLDEGVVAHASGDAMRTFVYGFYFYRIVGEKDAVLRSADPTSQLPPTAAGGWSAAALEDFALFQRKWFEVAFVLEERRPCDLPAFLLPWLPSRPASYATATVPEQKTATLDVNNRRDRTEWCSCYYHGNFSLNSAFEIKLHWMAVTAAVLFEMVQGWHRKAASCGFLLVPVLEVPFALTSYLYGDPLRAQLFIPLNVASLLKNAGDNLFEGFEPETYWDRMQLFQEAILYRFGFVHDKFSASAFNFPSENKPQYIHVTGTVFLQLPYSKRKYSSGQQRRRRNSTTSNSQGPYGGEERVGYYWAYNTMLTKVWRTGALGDERLADRLLRDFTDFCANKDNRLLHLWDSCQEKMNASAP, from the exons ATGAAGAACAACAAGTCATACAAGCTTGTGCTGCACAAGAAGGGTTTTGGAGGAAGCG AGGATGAGTTGGTTGTCAACCCAAAAGTTTTCCCTCATGTCAGTCTGAGGGATATCATCGAGATCGCACACCCTTCAGATGAATACAG tcctctgctgctgcaagtGAAGAGCCTCAAAGAGGACCTCCAGAAAG AGACAATCAGTGTGGACCAGACTGTGGCACAAGCCTTCAAGCTGCGTGCCTACCAGGATGTCATTGTCAACATTGTTGAGCCAAAG GATGTGACTCTGGACCTGGTGGAGCTGACATTTAAGGACCAGTACATCGGCAGAGGAGACATGTGGAGACTGAAGAAGAGTCTG GTGAGCACGTGTGCTTATGTGACGCAGAAAGTGGAGTTTGTGGGAATAAG AGCCCAGGCCAGTGAGCTGTGGGTGAAGGGAGAGAAGGTGACCTGTGGGTACATCAGTGAAGACTCCCGG GTGGTGTTTAGATCCACGTCTGCAATGGTGTACATCTTCATCCAGATGAGTTGTGAGATGTGGGACTTTGACATCTATG gtGATCTCTACTTCGAGAAGGCTGTAAATGGTTTCCTGTCGGACCTTTTCGCCAAGTGGAAG GAGAAGAACTGCAGTCATGAGGTGACAGTTGTACTTTTCTCCCGTACATTCTACAACGCCAAAACTATTG ATGAATTCCCTGAGATTCTGAGAGGGTCCATCAGACAGGACCACGAGGGACGTTTTTATGAAGACTTTTACAG AGTGGTGGCTCAGAATGAGAGACGGGACGAGTGGACGTCCCTGCTGGTCACGATCAAGAAGCTCTTCATTCAGTACCCTGTCCTGGTGCGGCTCAAAGAAGCAG ATGGTTTTCCTGTTGGTTACAACTCAACTGCTGCTGAAGGAAACTACTTGGAGGCCATTAACCTTTCCTTCAATG TGTTCGACAAGCACTACATCAACCGTAACTTTGACCGCACCGGCCAGATGTCAGTGGTCATCACACCTGGAGTGGGAGTGTTTGAAGTCGACCGGCTGCTCATGATTCTCACCAAACAGCGTATGATTGACAACG GTATTGGGGTCGACTTGGTGTGCATGGGGGAGCAGCCGTTGCATGCAGTACCCTTATTCAAG CTGCACAACAGGACGGCACCTGGAGACTCCCGTGTAGGAGACGACTATAACCTTCCTCACTGGATCAACCACAG cttcTACACCTCAAAGAGTCAGAACTCTTGCAGCTCCTTCACCCCTCGAATCAAACTGGCTGGCCGCAAG CTTCATGCTGAGAAATCCAAGAGCAGCAAGGAACACA CTCTCTGTGCGTCTAAGGAATCTGAAAACAGCCTGCCCATTCAGGTGGACTACGACGCTTATGACGCTCAGGTGTTCAGACTACCTGGTCCCTCACGGATTCAGAGGAGCACCAACTTCAG GATGGTTCGAGACAAAGAGACGGGTGTGAGGAAGAGCTGGGGCTCGGTGGATGTCACCGCGGGCATCGGCGTGTCCCCTCCCGTTCGCCCCGGGTGTCCGGAGGAGCAGTGCAGCCTGGCCTCTGATGACAGTCTGGGCCCTGTGTCCAACATGCTCCTCATACCCCGCATGCCTTCTGTCCAGTATGAAGTCAGCAGCTCCCTGGGATACACCAGCACCAGAG AGCTGTTGGACAAGATGATGGACTCTCAGCGGGACTCTAGTGCCCCGGGCAGGTTCACAGTGGGAAGCGCCGAGTCCACTTTACACATCCGTCCTGGAGGTTACACCCCTCAGAGAGCACTCATAAACCCCTTCACCCCATCACGAATGCCCATGAAGCTCACCTCCAACCGGCGGCGGTGGATGCACACCTTCCCTGTCG GTCCTTCTGGAGAAGCGATCCAGATCCACCACCAGACCAGACAGAACATGGCGGAGCTGCAGGGCAGCCAGCAGAGGGATCCCGCCCACACCTCGGCGGAGCTGCTGGAACTGGCCTATCACGAGGCCACTGGGAG GCGAACAGCGTCCCGGCACGCAGGGGAGAATGGCCTGTGCGTTGGTGGAGGAGCGGGGGAGTTTACTGAGAGTCCAGGGAGCAACAACAGTG GAAATCTCAACAACCGCGGCTCCACATCTCAGGACCTGTCCCTCGGTGGTGCCGATCCAA TGCCCAGCTTCTGCTGCACAGTGGGGGTGGACTGGAAGTCTCTGACCACGCCGGCCTGCCTGCCTCTCACCACCGACTACTTCCCCGACCGCCAGGCGCTGCAGAACGACTACACCGAAGGCTGCTATGACCTGCTGCCGCACAGCGACCTGGAAAG GCGGGAGGACGAAGCCCCCGTGATGGGTGCGTCGCAGGTGTTTGAGGAGTTCATCTGTCAGCGCTTGATGCAGGGCTACCAGATCATTGTCCAAACCAGCCACAGGAAAGCGCCGCCCACTGTGGCCCCGCCGCTCGGCAGCAGTCCGCTTTACTCCCGAG GTTTGGTGTCCCTGCGTcgcgcggaggaggaggagacggtctACTGGCTCAGTATGGGCCGCACTTTCCATAAAGTTTGCCTCAAAGACAAGATCATCACTGTCACTCGCTACCTGCCCAA GTACCCGTACGAGTCGGCACAGATCCAGTACAGCTACAGCCTCTGCCCGCCGCACTCTGATGCGCACTTTGTGTCCTGCTGGGTGGAGTTTGGCCACGAGAGGCTGGAGGAGTACAAGTGGAACTACCTGGACCAGTACATCTGTTCTGCTGGCTCGGAGGACTTCAG TCTGATCGAGTCGCTGAAGTTCTGGAGGACtcgcttcctcctgctgccggcCGGAGGGGCCAAGCGGGCGGCGGTTGGGGAGGGGCACTGGGATGTTTATGGGGAGGGAGCAGGTGCCGGGATGTGTGGCAGTGGGGACTGGGTCCTCCTCGATGGCTTCATCCGTTTCCTGGAGGGTCTGAACCGCATTCGGAGACGCCATCGCTCCGACCGGATCATCCGA AAGGGCACACCTATGAAAGCACTGCAGGTCACTAGTCCTCTTCCCCAGTACCCCACTGAGCCTGCGGGGCCCCCACAAGGCAAAAAAGGCACCTCGGCTTTATCGGCCCTGCTGGAGATGGAGCAGAACCAGAA GtctctggaggagcagcagcagccggcgaAGCCGTCCACGGCCGTCAGTGAGCCCCCAAGCGTTACCGCAGCGGCGCCATATGTGGACAGCCCCCGCAAG GACGCTGCCTTTATTTTGGATTTTATACGTAGCCCTCGCTCTTCCTACATCCCTCACTCTCAG GCGGCTGAAGGCAGCGAGGTGGCAGATAAAGGAGTCCAGCCAGCAGTCCCAGCGGGAGCAGCGCAGCCTGCAGGAGAGACGGCAGCCGGCAGCTCCTCAGACGCCAG TGGGCACTCAGCCGCAGGAGCCCTGTGtctgtcctccacctccaccctcatGGAGATCCTGGAGGCCATCAAACATCCCAC GACCGGTGTGCAGCTGCTGCCAGAGCAGAAAGGACTTCCACTCAACTGCTTCATTAGCGCAGAGGTCGTTCAATGGCTGGTCAACAATGTGGAGGGCGTGGCCACACATGGGATGGCGGTGGATATCATGCAG aAGATGCTGGATGAAGGTGTGGTGGCCCACGCTTCTGGAGATGCCATGCGCACCTTTGTCTACGGCTTCTACTTCTACAGGATTGTGGGAGAGAAGGATG ctgtcctccgctctgcagaccCGACCTCCCAGCTCCCCCCCACCGCGGCTGGAGGCTGGTCTGCTGCGGCCCTGGAGGACTTTGCTCTGTTCCAGCGGAAGTGGTTCGAGGTGGCCTTTGTGCTGGAGGAGCGGCGACCCTGCGACCTCCCGGCCTTCCTCCTGCCCTGGCTGCCCAGCCGGCCGGCCTCCTACGCAA CTGCCACGGTGCCGGAGCAGAAGACGGCCACTCTGGACGTTAACAACCGCAGGGACCGGACTGAATGGTGCAGCTGTTACTACCACGGGAACTTCTCGCTCAACTCAGCCTTTGAGATCAAGCTGCACTGGATGGCCGTCACTGCTGCAGTACTCTTTGAGATG GTCCAAGGGTGGCACAGGAAGGCAGCGTCCTGCGGCTTCCTGCTGGTCCCCGTGCTGGAGGTTCCTTTCGCGCTGACGTCGTACCTGTACGGAGATCCGCTGAGAGCGCAGCTCTTCATCCCCCTCAACGTCGCCAGTCTGCTGAAGAATGCCGGGGACAACCTGTTCGAAG GCTTTGAACCGGAGACGTACTGGGACAGGATGCAGCTCTTCCAGGAGGCCATACTCTACAG
- the depdc5 gene encoding GATOR1 complex protein DEPDC5 isoform X14, with protein sequence MKNNKSYKLVLHKKGFGGSEDELVVNPKVFPHVSLRDIIEIAHPSDEYSPLLLQVKSLKEDLQKETISVDQTVAQAFKLRAYQDVIVNIVEPKDVTLDLVELTFKDQYIGRGDMWRLKKSLVSTCAYVTQKVEFVGIRAQASELWVKGEKVTCGYISEDSRVVFRSTSAMVYIFIQMSCEMWDFDIYGDLYFEKAVNGFLSDLFAKWKEKNCSHEVTVVLFSRTFYNAKTIDEFPEILRGSIRQDHEGRFYEDFYRVVAQNERRDEWTSLLVTIKKLFIQYPVLVRLKEADGFPVGYNSTAAEGNYLEAINLSFNVFDKHYINRNFDRTGQMSVVITPGVGVFEVDRLLMILTKQRMIDNGIGVDLVCMGEQPLHAVPLFKLHNRTAPGDSRVGDDYNLPHWINHSFYTSKSQNSCSSFTPRIKLAGRKLHAEKSKSSKEHTLCASKESENSLPIQVDYDAYDAQVFRLPGPSRIQRSTNFRMVRDKETGVRKSWGSVDVTAGIGVSPPVRPGCPEEQCSLASDDSLGPVSNMLLIPRMPSVQYEVSSSLGYTSTRELLDKMMDSQRDSSAPGRFTVGSAESTLHIRPGGYTPQRALINPFTPSRMPMKLTSNRRRWMHTFPVGPSGEAIQIHHQTRQNMAELQGSQQRDPAHTSAELLELAYHEATGRRTASRHAGENGLCVGGGAGEFTESPGSNNSGNLNNRGSTSQDLSLGGADPSAPEALLLSAPPTVPSFCCTVGVDWKSLTTPACLPLTTDYFPDRQALQNDYTEGCYDLLPHSDLERREDEAPVMGASQVFEEFICQRLMQGYQIIVQTSHRKAPPTVAPPLGSSPLYSRGLVSLRRAEEEETVYWLSMGRTFHKVCLKDKIITVTRYLPKYPYESAQIQYSYSLCPPHSDAHFVSCWVEFGHERLEEYKWNYLDQYICSAGSEDFSLIESLKFWRTRFLLLPAGGAKRAAVGEGHWDVYGEGAGAGMCGSGDWVLLDGFIRFLEGLNRIRRRHRSDRIIRQKGTPMKALQVTSPLPQYPTEPAGPPQGKKGTSALSALLEMEQNQKSLEEQQQPAKPSTAVSEPPSVTAAAPYVDSPRKDAAFILDFIRSPRSSYIPHSQAAEGSEVADKGVQPAVPAGAAQPAGETAAGSSSDASGHSAAGALCLSSTSTLMEILEAIKHPTTGVQLLPEQKGLPLNCFISAEVVQWLVNNVEGVATHGMAVDIMQKMLDEGVVAHASGDAMRTFVYGFYFYRIVGEKDGTHACTSVLRSADPTSQLPPTAAGGWSAAALEDFALFQRKWFEVAFVLEERRPCDLPAFLLPWLPSRPASYATATVPEQKTATLDVNNRRDRTEWCSCYYHGNFSLNSAFEIKLHWMAVTAAVLFEMVQGWHRKAASCGFLLVPVLEVPFALTSYLYGDPLRAQLFIPLNVASLLKNAGDNLFEGFEPETYWDRMQLFQEAILYRFGFVHDKFSASAFNFPSENKPQYIHVTGTVFLQLPYSKRKYSSGQQRRRRNSTTSNSQGPYGGEERVGYYWAYNTMLTKVWRTGALGDERLADRLLRDFTDFCANKDNRLLHLWDSCQEKMNASAP encoded by the exons ATGAAGAACAACAAGTCATACAAGCTTGTGCTGCACAAGAAGGGTTTTGGAGGAAGCG AGGATGAGTTGGTTGTCAACCCAAAAGTTTTCCCTCATGTCAGTCTGAGGGATATCATCGAGATCGCACACCCTTCAGATGAATACAG tcctctgctgctgcaagtGAAGAGCCTCAAAGAGGACCTCCAGAAAG AGACAATCAGTGTGGACCAGACTGTGGCACAAGCCTTCAAGCTGCGTGCCTACCAGGATGTCATTGTCAACATTGTTGAGCCAAAG GATGTGACTCTGGACCTGGTGGAGCTGACATTTAAGGACCAGTACATCGGCAGAGGAGACATGTGGAGACTGAAGAAGAGTCTG GTGAGCACGTGTGCTTATGTGACGCAGAAAGTGGAGTTTGTGGGAATAAG AGCCCAGGCCAGTGAGCTGTGGGTGAAGGGAGAGAAGGTGACCTGTGGGTACATCAGTGAAGACTCCCGG GTGGTGTTTAGATCCACGTCTGCAATGGTGTACATCTTCATCCAGATGAGTTGTGAGATGTGGGACTTTGACATCTATG gtGATCTCTACTTCGAGAAGGCTGTAAATGGTTTCCTGTCGGACCTTTTCGCCAAGTGGAAG GAGAAGAACTGCAGTCATGAGGTGACAGTTGTACTTTTCTCCCGTACATTCTACAACGCCAAAACTATTG ATGAATTCCCTGAGATTCTGAGAGGGTCCATCAGACAGGACCACGAGGGACGTTTTTATGAAGACTTTTACAG AGTGGTGGCTCAGAATGAGAGACGGGACGAGTGGACGTCCCTGCTGGTCACGATCAAGAAGCTCTTCATTCAGTACCCTGTCCTGGTGCGGCTCAAAGAAGCAG ATGGTTTTCCTGTTGGTTACAACTCAACTGCTGCTGAAGGAAACTACTTGGAGGCCATTAACCTTTCCTTCAATG TGTTCGACAAGCACTACATCAACCGTAACTTTGACCGCACCGGCCAGATGTCAGTGGTCATCACACCTGGAGTGGGAGTGTTTGAAGTCGACCGGCTGCTCATGATTCTCACCAAACAGCGTATGATTGACAACG GTATTGGGGTCGACTTGGTGTGCATGGGGGAGCAGCCGTTGCATGCAGTACCCTTATTCAAG CTGCACAACAGGACGGCACCTGGAGACTCCCGTGTAGGAGACGACTATAACCTTCCTCACTGGATCAACCACAG cttcTACACCTCAAAGAGTCAGAACTCTTGCAGCTCCTTCACCCCTCGAATCAAACTGGCTGGCCGCAAG CTTCATGCTGAGAAATCCAAGAGCAGCAAGGAACACA CTCTCTGTGCGTCTAAGGAATCTGAAAACAGCCTGCCCATTCAGGTGGACTACGACGCTTATGACGCTCAGGTGTTCAGACTACCTGGTCCCTCACGGATTCAGAGGAGCACCAACTTCAG GATGGTTCGAGACAAAGAGACGGGTGTGAGGAAGAGCTGGGGCTCGGTGGATGTCACCGCGGGCATCGGCGTGTCCCCTCCCGTTCGCCCCGGGTGTCCGGAGGAGCAGTGCAGCCTGGCCTCTGATGACAGTCTGGGCCCTGTGTCCAACATGCTCCTCATACCCCGCATGCCTTCTGTCCAGTATGAAGTCAGCAGCTCCCTGGGATACACCAGCACCAGAG AGCTGTTGGACAAGATGATGGACTCTCAGCGGGACTCTAGTGCCCCGGGCAGGTTCACAGTGGGAAGCGCCGAGTCCACTTTACACATCCGTCCTGGAGGTTACACCCCTCAGAGAGCACTCATAAACCCCTTCACCCCATCACGAATGCCCATGAAGCTCACCTCCAACCGGCGGCGGTGGATGCACACCTTCCCTGTCG GTCCTTCTGGAGAAGCGATCCAGATCCACCACCAGACCAGACAGAACATGGCGGAGCTGCAGGGCAGCCAGCAGAGGGATCCCGCCCACACCTCGGCGGAGCTGCTGGAACTGGCCTATCACGAGGCCACTGGGAG GCGAACAGCGTCCCGGCACGCAGGGGAGAATGGCCTGTGCGTTGGTGGAGGAGCGGGGGAGTTTACTGAGAGTCCAGGGAGCAACAACAGTG GAAATCTCAACAACCGCGGCTCCACATCTCAGGACCTGTCCCTCGGTGGTGCCGATCCAAGTG CTCCTGAAgccctgctgctgtctgcaccCCCCACAGTGCCCAGCTTCTGCTGCACAGTGGGGGTGGACTGGAAGTCTCTGACCACGCCGGCCTGCCTGCCTCTCACCACCGACTACTTCCCCGACCGCCAGGCGCTGCAGAACGACTACACCGAAGGCTGCTATGACCTGCTGCCGCACAGCGACCTGGAAAG GCGGGAGGACGAAGCCCCCGTGATGGGTGCGTCGCAGGTGTTTGAGGAGTTCATCTGTCAGCGCTTGATGCAGGGCTACCAGATCATTGTCCAAACCAGCCACAGGAAAGCGCCGCCCACTGTGGCCCCGCCGCTCGGCAGCAGTCCGCTTTACTCCCGAG GTTTGGTGTCCCTGCGTcgcgcggaggaggaggagacggtctACTGGCTCAGTATGGGCCGCACTTTCCATAAAGTTTGCCTCAAAGACAAGATCATCACTGTCACTCGCTACCTGCCCAA GTACCCGTACGAGTCGGCACAGATCCAGTACAGCTACAGCCTCTGCCCGCCGCACTCTGATGCGCACTTTGTGTCCTGCTGGGTGGAGTTTGGCCACGAGAGGCTGGAGGAGTACAAGTGGAACTACCTGGACCAGTACATCTGTTCTGCTGGCTCGGAGGACTTCAG TCTGATCGAGTCGCTGAAGTTCTGGAGGACtcgcttcctcctgctgccggcCGGAGGGGCCAAGCGGGCGGCGGTTGGGGAGGGGCACTGGGATGTTTATGGGGAGGGAGCAGGTGCCGGGATGTGTGGCAGTGGGGACTGGGTCCTCCTCGATGGCTTCATCCGTTTCCTGGAGGGTCTGAACCGCATTCGGAGACGCCATCGCTCCGACCGGATCATCCGA CAGAAGGGCACACCTATGAAAGCACTGCAGGTCACTAGTCCTCTTCCCCAGTACCCCACTGAGCCTGCGGGGCCCCCACAAGGCAAAAAAGGCACCTCGGCTTTATCGGCCCTGCTGGAGATGGAGCAGAACCAGAA GtctctggaggagcagcagcagccggcgaAGCCGTCCACGGCCGTCAGTGAGCCCCCAAGCGTTACCGCAGCGGCGCCATATGTGGACAGCCCCCGCAAG GACGCTGCCTTTATTTTGGATTTTATACGTAGCCCTCGCTCTTCCTACATCCCTCACTCTCAG GCGGCTGAAGGCAGCGAGGTGGCAGATAAAGGAGTCCAGCCAGCAGTCCCAGCGGGAGCAGCGCAGCCTGCAGGAGAGACGGCAGCCGGCAGCTCCTCAGACGCCAG TGGGCACTCAGCCGCAGGAGCCCTGTGtctgtcctccacctccaccctcatGGAGATCCTGGAGGCCATCAAACATCCCAC GACCGGTGTGCAGCTGCTGCCAGAGCAGAAAGGACTTCCACTCAACTGCTTCATTAGCGCAGAGGTCGTTCAATGGCTGGTCAACAATGTGGAGGGCGTGGCCACACATGGGATGGCGGTGGATATCATGCAG aAGATGCTGGATGAAGGTGTGGTGGCCCACGCTTCTGGAGATGCCATGCGCACCTTTGTCTACGGCTTCTACTTCTACAGGATTGTGGGAGAGAAGGATGGTACTCATGCTTGTACTT ctgtcctccgctctgcagaccCGACCTCCCAGCTCCCCCCCACCGCGGCTGGAGGCTGGTCTGCTGCGGCCCTGGAGGACTTTGCTCTGTTCCAGCGGAAGTGGTTCGAGGTGGCCTTTGTGCTGGAGGAGCGGCGACCCTGCGACCTCCCGGCCTTCCTCCTGCCCTGGCTGCCCAGCCGGCCGGCCTCCTACGCAA CTGCCACGGTGCCGGAGCAGAAGACGGCCACTCTGGACGTTAACAACCGCAGGGACCGGACTGAATGGTGCAGCTGTTACTACCACGGGAACTTCTCGCTCAACTCAGCCTTTGAGATCAAGCTGCACTGGATGGCCGTCACTGCTGCAGTACTCTTTGAGATG GTCCAAGGGTGGCACAGGAAGGCAGCGTCCTGCGGCTTCCTGCTGGTCCCCGTGCTGGAGGTTCCTTTCGCGCTGACGTCGTACCTGTACGGAGATCCGCTGAGAGCGCAGCTCTTCATCCCCCTCAACGTCGCCAGTCTGCTGAAGAATGCCGGGGACAACCTGTTCGAAG GCTTTGAACCGGAGACGTACTGGGACAGGATGCAGCTCTTCCAGGAGGCCATACTCTACAG